The Acanthochromis polyacanthus isolate Apoly-LR-REF ecotype Palm Island chromosome 2, KAUST_Apoly_ChrSc, whole genome shotgun sequence genome contains a region encoding:
- the LOC110960896 gene encoding immunoglobulin-like domain-containing receptor 2 isoform X3, with protein sequence MRRWRKRDGVHHKTFAKSTCRSRSMFSTRKWWIFTVFLAGVFPPSCSGVHVFVRDEKRYAVLFQSVVLPCQYTSVSTQTAVVQWVYKSYCRDRTRDSFSFPDSLGGGLGGGGGLTGGTGGVGGGYEAGMTANYLDCSDNSRTVRTVASISGSSVTLSEYYKNRDISIINKADLRLGEVQWGDSGVYICKVVISDDLEGQNEASVELLVLEWVFVVAVALGSVLFLLLVGVCWCQCCPHSCCCYVSCWCCPDTCCCPRHLYEAGKGIKTGASTPQPPAYPPYFVSGVPTMVPIAPPSLVDKMSSVPPSDGTLLTAVPMHAVGVPYRVPSPQDQDSLRVLQYVEKQLAHFNPSRSISHQSCSLSELSSLHEGEAGFRQTFRNVQKKALPAIPDHDAQPEPQRHRDNRSPEPQRYRDNPPSPHRYRDDPDSEPRHDQDEPLPPRRYSDDPPSSSQSHRHGRNQREQNHSEEENHKRWNPRSEHLQRKSYRTAGRTGSLDELEEFAATYKQRGGRGAERREEERGDYEMELREFNRYPSYRDGPPQHYYSNDEELDDNSDREEHHRRKKSNRHNISPLPSPKKRRATSERERAVPPPPAVCPPSTSSQEKDYDATFLNSLLDRKAKLRGVGQGKSGARGEEDSDTPSKSSSKKSSGESSRHCSRSPSNRPDSLPPYSESERNRTDRPSPRPPPANTRSSQPSFQPGRREEPRDKSRKASTLLSRDSLIV encoded by the exons GTGTCTTCCCCCCGTCTTGCTCCGGTGTTCATGTGTTTGTCCGAGATGAGAAGAGGTATGCGGTGCTGTTCCAGTCAGTGGTTCTGCCGTGTCAGTACACCAGCGTGTCCACCCAGACCGCCGTGGTGCAGTGGGTCTACAAGTCGTACTGTCGTGACCGTACGCGGGACTCCTTCAGCTTTCCTGACAGCCTGGGTGGAGgcctgggaggaggaggagggctgaCAGGCGGAACTGGAGGAGTCGGCGGAGGATACGAAGCGGGGATGACGGCGAACTACCTCGACTGCTCTGATAACAGCCGGACCGTCCGAACCGTGGCCTCCATCTCTGGCTCCTCAGTCACACTGTCAGAGTATTACAAGAACAGAGACATCTCCATCATCAACA AGGCAGACCTGCGACTAGGAGAGGTCCAGTGGGGAGACAGTGGAGTTTACATCTGCAAAGTGGTTATATCCGATGACCTGGAAGGACAGAATGAGGCCTCAGTGGAGCTGCTGGTTCTTG AGTGGGTGTTTGTGGTGGCGGTGGCGCTCGGCAGTGTGTTATTCCTGCTGCTGGTTGGGGTTTGCTGGTGTCAGTGTTGTCCTCACTCCTGCTGCTGCTACGTCAGCTGCTGGTGCTGCCCCGACACATGCTGCTGCCCCAGACACT tGTACGAGGCAGGGAAGGGCATAAAGACGGGCGCCTCCACCCCTCAGCCACCTGCCTATCCTCCGTACTTTGTCTCTGGCGTCCCAACCATGGTCCCCATCGCTCCCCCCTCACTAGTGGACAAGATGTCTTCTGTCCCTCCCTCAGATGGGACCCTACTCACAGCAG TGCCGATGCATGCTGTAGGGGTTCCCTACCGCGTGCCTTCACCTCAGGATCAGGATTCTCTCAGGGTGCTACAGTATGTAGAGAAACAGCTGGCTCACTTCAATCCTTCCAGGTCCATCAGTCACCAGT CCTGTAGCCTGTCTGAGCTGAGCTCCCTCCATGAGGGAGAAGCCGGCTTCCGCCAAACCTTCCGAAACGTCCAGAAGAAAGCCCTGCCAGCCATTCCCGATCACGACGCTCAGCCCGAACCACAGCGTCACCGCGACAACCGCAGCCCAGAGCCGCAGCGTTACCGCGATAATCCCCCATCGCCCCATCGTTACCGTGACGACCCTGACTCAGAGCCCCGCCACGACCAGGATGAGCCTCTTCCTCCACGACGATACAGCGACGACCCTCCATCATCCTCTCAGTCACACAGACATGGAAGAAACCAGCGAGAACAGAACCACAGTGAGGAGGAAAACCACAAAAG GTGGAACCCTCGTTCAGAACATCTGCAGAGGAAGTCGTACCGCACTGCAGGACGAACGGGCTCGCTGGACGAGCTGGAGGAGTTCGCTGCTACGTACAAacagagaggaggcagaggagcagagaggagggaggaagagcgAGGAGACTATGAGATGGAGCTCCGGGAGTTTAATCGATATCCTTCCTACCGCGACGGTCCGCCTCAGCATTATTACAGCAACGACGAAGAGCTCGACGACAACAGCGACCGTGAAGAGCATCACAGACGCAAGAAGAGTAACAGACATAACATCAGCCCGCTTCCTTCACCCAAAAAGAGGAGGGCCACCTCTGAAAGGGAGCGGGCCGTCCCACCGCCTCCAGCAGTATGTCCACCGTCAACTTCTTCTCAAGAGAAAGACTACGACGCTACATTCTTGAACAGCCTGCTGGACCGAAAGGCCAAGCTGAGAGGGGTCGGCCAGGGGAAGAGTGGGGCCCGTGGTGAGGAAGATTCAGACACACCCTCAAAGAGCAGCTCAAAAAAGAGCAGCGGGGAATCTAGTCGACACTGCAGTCGCTCGCCCAGCAACAGGCCGGATTCGCTGCCTCCGTACTCTGAGTCAGAGCGAAACAGAACTGACAGGCCATCTCCACGGCCACCACCAGCAAACACTCGCTCCTCTCAACCCTCTTTCCAACCAGGTCGCAGAGAAGAACCCAGAGACAAATCCCGGAAAGCG AGCACTCTTCTCAGCCGAGATTCCCTCATCGTCTGA
- the LOC110960896 gene encoding immunoglobulin-like domain-containing receptor 2 isoform X1, with translation MRRWRKRDGVHHKTFAKSTCRSRSMFSTRKWWIFTVFLAGVFPPSCSGVHVFVRDEKRYAVLFQSVVLPCQYTSVSTQTAVVQWVYKSYCRDRTRDSFSFPDSLGGGLGGGGGLTGGTGGVGGGYEAGMTANYLDCSDNSRTVRTVASISGSSVTLSEYYKNRDISIINKADLRLGEVQWGDSGVYICKVVISDDLEGQNEASVELLVLGFSGVPEDLLPDFDLKIMPEWVFVVAVALGSVLFLLLVGVCWCQCCPHSCCCYVSCWCCPDTCCCPRHLYEAGKGIKTGASTPQPPAYPPYFVSGVPTMVPIAPPSLVDKMSSVPPSDGTLLTAVPMHAVGVPYRVPSPQDQDSLRVLQYVEKQLAHFNPSRSISHQSCSLSELSSLHEGEAGFRQTFRNVQKKALPAIPDHDAQPEPQRHRDNRSPEPQRYRDNPPSPHRYRDDPDSEPRHDQDEPLPPRRYSDDPPSSSQSHRHGRNQREQNHSEEENHKRWNPRSEHLQRKSYRTAGRTGSLDELEEFAATYKQRGGRGAERREEERGDYEMELREFNRYPSYRDGPPQHYYSNDEELDDNSDREEHHRRKKSNRHNISPLPSPKKRRATSERERAVPPPPAVCPPSTSSQEKDYDATFLNSLLDRKAKLRGVGQGKSGARGEEDSDTPSKSSSKKSSGESSRHCSRSPSNRPDSLPPYSESERNRTDRPSPRPPPANTRSSQPSFQPGRREEPRDKSRKASTLLSRDSLIV, from the exons GTGTCTTCCCCCCGTCTTGCTCCGGTGTTCATGTGTTTGTCCGAGATGAGAAGAGGTATGCGGTGCTGTTCCAGTCAGTGGTTCTGCCGTGTCAGTACACCAGCGTGTCCACCCAGACCGCCGTGGTGCAGTGGGTCTACAAGTCGTACTGTCGTGACCGTACGCGGGACTCCTTCAGCTTTCCTGACAGCCTGGGTGGAGgcctgggaggaggaggagggctgaCAGGCGGAACTGGAGGAGTCGGCGGAGGATACGAAGCGGGGATGACGGCGAACTACCTCGACTGCTCTGATAACAGCCGGACCGTCCGAACCGTGGCCTCCATCTCTGGCTCCTCAGTCACACTGTCAGAGTATTACAAGAACAGAGACATCTCCATCATCAACA AGGCAGACCTGCGACTAGGAGAGGTCCAGTGGGGAGACAGTGGAGTTTACATCTGCAAAGTGGTTATATCCGATGACCTGGAAGGACAGAATGAGGCCTCAGTGGAGCTGCTGGTTCTTG GTTTCTCAGGTGTACCTGAAGATCTGCTGCCAGACTTTGATTTGAAGATTATGCCAG AGTGGGTGTTTGTGGTGGCGGTGGCGCTCGGCAGTGTGTTATTCCTGCTGCTGGTTGGGGTTTGCTGGTGTCAGTGTTGTCCTCACTCCTGCTGCTGCTACGTCAGCTGCTGGTGCTGCCCCGACACATGCTGCTGCCCCAGACACT tGTACGAGGCAGGGAAGGGCATAAAGACGGGCGCCTCCACCCCTCAGCCACCTGCCTATCCTCCGTACTTTGTCTCTGGCGTCCCAACCATGGTCCCCATCGCTCCCCCCTCACTAGTGGACAAGATGTCTTCTGTCCCTCCCTCAGATGGGACCCTACTCACAGCAG TGCCGATGCATGCTGTAGGGGTTCCCTACCGCGTGCCTTCACCTCAGGATCAGGATTCTCTCAGGGTGCTACAGTATGTAGAGAAACAGCTGGCTCACTTCAATCCTTCCAGGTCCATCAGTCACCAGT CCTGTAGCCTGTCTGAGCTGAGCTCCCTCCATGAGGGAGAAGCCGGCTTCCGCCAAACCTTCCGAAACGTCCAGAAGAAAGCCCTGCCAGCCATTCCCGATCACGACGCTCAGCCCGAACCACAGCGTCACCGCGACAACCGCAGCCCAGAGCCGCAGCGTTACCGCGATAATCCCCCATCGCCCCATCGTTACCGTGACGACCCTGACTCAGAGCCCCGCCACGACCAGGATGAGCCTCTTCCTCCACGACGATACAGCGACGACCCTCCATCATCCTCTCAGTCACACAGACATGGAAGAAACCAGCGAGAACAGAACCACAGTGAGGAGGAAAACCACAAAAG GTGGAACCCTCGTTCAGAACATCTGCAGAGGAAGTCGTACCGCACTGCAGGACGAACGGGCTCGCTGGACGAGCTGGAGGAGTTCGCTGCTACGTACAAacagagaggaggcagaggagcagagaggagggaggaagagcgAGGAGACTATGAGATGGAGCTCCGGGAGTTTAATCGATATCCTTCCTACCGCGACGGTCCGCCTCAGCATTATTACAGCAACGACGAAGAGCTCGACGACAACAGCGACCGTGAAGAGCATCACAGACGCAAGAAGAGTAACAGACATAACATCAGCCCGCTTCCTTCACCCAAAAAGAGGAGGGCCACCTCTGAAAGGGAGCGGGCCGTCCCACCGCCTCCAGCAGTATGTCCACCGTCAACTTCTTCTCAAGAGAAAGACTACGACGCTACATTCTTGAACAGCCTGCTGGACCGAAAGGCCAAGCTGAGAGGGGTCGGCCAGGGGAAGAGTGGGGCCCGTGGTGAGGAAGATTCAGACACACCCTCAAAGAGCAGCTCAAAAAAGAGCAGCGGGGAATCTAGTCGACACTGCAGTCGCTCGCCCAGCAACAGGCCGGATTCGCTGCCTCCGTACTCTGAGTCAGAGCGAAACAGAACTGACAGGCCATCTCCACGGCCACCACCAGCAAACACTCGCTCCTCTCAACCCTCTTTCCAACCAGGTCGCAGAGAAGAACCCAGAGACAAATCCCGGAAAGCG AGCACTCTTCTCAGCCGAGATTCCCTCATCGTCTGA
- the LOC110960896 gene encoding immunoglobulin-like domain-containing receptor 2 isoform X4 — protein sequence MRRWRKRDGVHHKTFAKSTCRSRSMFSTRKWWIFTVFLAGVFPPSCSGVHVFVRDEKRYAVLFQSVVLPCQYTSVSTQTAVVQWVYKSYCRDRTRDSFSFPDSLGGGLGGGGGLTGGTGGVGGGYEAGMTANYLDCSDNSRTVRTVASISGSSVTLSEYYKNRDISIINKADLRLGEVQWGDSGVYICKVVISDDLEGQNEASVELLVLGFSGVPEDLLPDFDLKIMPEWVFVVAVALGSVLFLLLVGVCWCQCCPHSCCCYVSCWCCPDTCCCPRHLYEAGKGIKTGASTPQPPAYPPYFVSGVPTMVPIAPPSLVDKMSSVPPSDGTLLTAACSLSELSSLHEGEAGFRQTFRNVQKKALPAIPDHDAQPEPQRHRDNRSPEPQRYRDNPPSPHRYRDDPDSEPRHDQDEPLPPRRYSDDPPSSSQSHRHGRNQREQNHSEEENHKRWNPRSEHLQRKSYRTAGRTGSLDELEEFAATYKQRGGRGAERREEERGDYEMELREFNRYPSYRDGPPQHYYSNDEELDDNSDREEHHRRKKSNRHNISPLPSPKKRRATSERERAVPPPPAVCPPSTSSQEKDYDATFLNSLLDRKAKLRGVGQGKSGARGEEDSDTPSKSSSKKSSGESSRHCSRSPSNRPDSLPPYSESERNRTDRPSPRPPPANTRSSQPSFQPGRREEPRDKSRKASTLLSRDSLIV from the exons GTGTCTTCCCCCCGTCTTGCTCCGGTGTTCATGTGTTTGTCCGAGATGAGAAGAGGTATGCGGTGCTGTTCCAGTCAGTGGTTCTGCCGTGTCAGTACACCAGCGTGTCCACCCAGACCGCCGTGGTGCAGTGGGTCTACAAGTCGTACTGTCGTGACCGTACGCGGGACTCCTTCAGCTTTCCTGACAGCCTGGGTGGAGgcctgggaggaggaggagggctgaCAGGCGGAACTGGAGGAGTCGGCGGAGGATACGAAGCGGGGATGACGGCGAACTACCTCGACTGCTCTGATAACAGCCGGACCGTCCGAACCGTGGCCTCCATCTCTGGCTCCTCAGTCACACTGTCAGAGTATTACAAGAACAGAGACATCTCCATCATCAACA AGGCAGACCTGCGACTAGGAGAGGTCCAGTGGGGAGACAGTGGAGTTTACATCTGCAAAGTGGTTATATCCGATGACCTGGAAGGACAGAATGAGGCCTCAGTGGAGCTGCTGGTTCTTG GTTTCTCAGGTGTACCTGAAGATCTGCTGCCAGACTTTGATTTGAAGATTATGCCAG AGTGGGTGTTTGTGGTGGCGGTGGCGCTCGGCAGTGTGTTATTCCTGCTGCTGGTTGGGGTTTGCTGGTGTCAGTGTTGTCCTCACTCCTGCTGCTGCTACGTCAGCTGCTGGTGCTGCCCCGACACATGCTGCTGCCCCAGACACT tGTACGAGGCAGGGAAGGGCATAAAGACGGGCGCCTCCACCCCTCAGCCACCTGCCTATCCTCCGTACTTTGTCTCTGGCGTCCCAACCATGGTCCCCATCGCTCCCCCCTCACTAGTGGACAAGATGTCTTCTGTCCCTCCCTCAGATGGGACCCTACTCACAGCAG CCTGTAGCCTGTCTGAGCTGAGCTCCCTCCATGAGGGAGAAGCCGGCTTCCGCCAAACCTTCCGAAACGTCCAGAAGAAAGCCCTGCCAGCCATTCCCGATCACGACGCTCAGCCCGAACCACAGCGTCACCGCGACAACCGCAGCCCAGAGCCGCAGCGTTACCGCGATAATCCCCCATCGCCCCATCGTTACCGTGACGACCCTGACTCAGAGCCCCGCCACGACCAGGATGAGCCTCTTCCTCCACGACGATACAGCGACGACCCTCCATCATCCTCTCAGTCACACAGACATGGAAGAAACCAGCGAGAACAGAACCACAGTGAGGAGGAAAACCACAAAAG GTGGAACCCTCGTTCAGAACATCTGCAGAGGAAGTCGTACCGCACTGCAGGACGAACGGGCTCGCTGGACGAGCTGGAGGAGTTCGCTGCTACGTACAAacagagaggaggcagaggagcagagaggagggaggaagagcgAGGAGACTATGAGATGGAGCTCCGGGAGTTTAATCGATATCCTTCCTACCGCGACGGTCCGCCTCAGCATTATTACAGCAACGACGAAGAGCTCGACGACAACAGCGACCGTGAAGAGCATCACAGACGCAAGAAGAGTAACAGACATAACATCAGCCCGCTTCCTTCACCCAAAAAGAGGAGGGCCACCTCTGAAAGGGAGCGGGCCGTCCCACCGCCTCCAGCAGTATGTCCACCGTCAACTTCTTCTCAAGAGAAAGACTACGACGCTACATTCTTGAACAGCCTGCTGGACCGAAAGGCCAAGCTGAGAGGGGTCGGCCAGGGGAAGAGTGGGGCCCGTGGTGAGGAAGATTCAGACACACCCTCAAAGAGCAGCTCAAAAAAGAGCAGCGGGGAATCTAGTCGACACTGCAGTCGCTCGCCCAGCAACAGGCCGGATTCGCTGCCTCCGTACTCTGAGTCAGAGCGAAACAGAACTGACAGGCCATCTCCACGGCCACCACCAGCAAACACTCGCTCCTCTCAACCCTCTTTCCAACCAGGTCGCAGAGAAGAACCCAGAGACAAATCCCGGAAAGCG AGCACTCTTCTCAGCCGAGATTCCCTCATCGTCTGA
- the LOC110960896 gene encoding immunoglobulin-like domain-containing receptor 2 isoform X2: protein MRRWRKRDGVHHKTFAKSTCRSRSMFSTRKWWIFTVFLAGVFPPSCSGVHVFVRDEKRYAVLFQSVVLPCQYTSVSTQTAVVQWVYKSYCRDRTRDSFSFPDSLGGGLGGGGGLTGGTGGVGGGYEAGMTANYLDCSDNSRTVRTVASISGSSVTLSEYYKNRDISIINKADLRLGEVQWGDSGVYICKVVISDDLEGQNEASVELLVLGFSGVPEDLLPDFDLKIMPEWVFVVAVALGSVLFLLLVGVCWCQCCPHSCCCYVSCWCCPDTCCCPRHLYEAGKGIKTGASTPQPPAYPPYFVSGVPTMVPIAPPSLVDKMSSVPPSDGTLLTAVPMHAVGVPYRVPSPQDQDSLRVLQYVEKQLAHFNPSRSISHQSCSLSELSSLHEGEAGFRQTFRNVQKKALPAIPDHDAQPEPQRHRDNRSPEPQRYRDNPPSPHRYRDDPDSEPRHDQDEPLPPRRYSDDPPSSSQSHRHGRNQREQNHSEEENHKRWNPRSEHLQRKSYRTAGRTGSLDELEEFAATYKQRGGRGAERREEERGDYEMELREFNRYPSYRDGPPQHYYSNDEELDDNSDREEHHRRKKSNRHNISPLPSPKKRRATSERERAVPPPPAVCPPSTSSQEKDYDATFLNSLLDRKAKLRGVGQGKSGARGEEDSDTPSKSSSKKSSGESSRHCSRSPSNRPDSLPPYSESERNRTDRPSPRPPPANTRSSQPSFQPGRREEPRDKSRKAVRFRSYQNEY from the exons GTGTCTTCCCCCCGTCTTGCTCCGGTGTTCATGTGTTTGTCCGAGATGAGAAGAGGTATGCGGTGCTGTTCCAGTCAGTGGTTCTGCCGTGTCAGTACACCAGCGTGTCCACCCAGACCGCCGTGGTGCAGTGGGTCTACAAGTCGTACTGTCGTGACCGTACGCGGGACTCCTTCAGCTTTCCTGACAGCCTGGGTGGAGgcctgggaggaggaggagggctgaCAGGCGGAACTGGAGGAGTCGGCGGAGGATACGAAGCGGGGATGACGGCGAACTACCTCGACTGCTCTGATAACAGCCGGACCGTCCGAACCGTGGCCTCCATCTCTGGCTCCTCAGTCACACTGTCAGAGTATTACAAGAACAGAGACATCTCCATCATCAACA AGGCAGACCTGCGACTAGGAGAGGTCCAGTGGGGAGACAGTGGAGTTTACATCTGCAAAGTGGTTATATCCGATGACCTGGAAGGACAGAATGAGGCCTCAGTGGAGCTGCTGGTTCTTG GTTTCTCAGGTGTACCTGAAGATCTGCTGCCAGACTTTGATTTGAAGATTATGCCAG AGTGGGTGTTTGTGGTGGCGGTGGCGCTCGGCAGTGTGTTATTCCTGCTGCTGGTTGGGGTTTGCTGGTGTCAGTGTTGTCCTCACTCCTGCTGCTGCTACGTCAGCTGCTGGTGCTGCCCCGACACATGCTGCTGCCCCAGACACT tGTACGAGGCAGGGAAGGGCATAAAGACGGGCGCCTCCACCCCTCAGCCACCTGCCTATCCTCCGTACTTTGTCTCTGGCGTCCCAACCATGGTCCCCATCGCTCCCCCCTCACTAGTGGACAAGATGTCTTCTGTCCCTCCCTCAGATGGGACCCTACTCACAGCAG TGCCGATGCATGCTGTAGGGGTTCCCTACCGCGTGCCTTCACCTCAGGATCAGGATTCTCTCAGGGTGCTACAGTATGTAGAGAAACAGCTGGCTCACTTCAATCCTTCCAGGTCCATCAGTCACCAGT CCTGTAGCCTGTCTGAGCTGAGCTCCCTCCATGAGGGAGAAGCCGGCTTCCGCCAAACCTTCCGAAACGTCCAGAAGAAAGCCCTGCCAGCCATTCCCGATCACGACGCTCAGCCCGAACCACAGCGTCACCGCGACAACCGCAGCCCAGAGCCGCAGCGTTACCGCGATAATCCCCCATCGCCCCATCGTTACCGTGACGACCCTGACTCAGAGCCCCGCCACGACCAGGATGAGCCTCTTCCTCCACGACGATACAGCGACGACCCTCCATCATCCTCTCAGTCACACAGACATGGAAGAAACCAGCGAGAACAGAACCACAGTGAGGAGGAAAACCACAAAAG GTGGAACCCTCGTTCAGAACATCTGCAGAGGAAGTCGTACCGCACTGCAGGACGAACGGGCTCGCTGGACGAGCTGGAGGAGTTCGCTGCTACGTACAAacagagaggaggcagaggagcagagaggagggaggaagagcgAGGAGACTATGAGATGGAGCTCCGGGAGTTTAATCGATATCCTTCCTACCGCGACGGTCCGCCTCAGCATTATTACAGCAACGACGAAGAGCTCGACGACAACAGCGACCGTGAAGAGCATCACAGACGCAAGAAGAGTAACAGACATAACATCAGCCCGCTTCCTTCACCCAAAAAGAGGAGGGCCACCTCTGAAAGGGAGCGGGCCGTCCCACCGCCTCCAGCAGTATGTCCACCGTCAACTTCTTCTCAAGAGAAAGACTACGACGCTACATTCTTGAACAGCCTGCTGGACCGAAAGGCCAAGCTGAGAGGGGTCGGCCAGGGGAAGAGTGGGGCCCGTGGTGAGGAAGATTCAGACACACCCTCAAAGAGCAGCTCAAAAAAGAGCAGCGGGGAATCTAGTCGACACTGCAGTCGCTCGCCCAGCAACAGGCCGGATTCGCTGCCTCCGTACTCTGAGTCAGAGCGAAACAGAACTGACAGGCCATCTCCACGGCCACCACCAGCAAACACTCGCTCCTCTCAACCCTCTTTCCAACCAGGTCGCAGAGAAGAACCCAGAGACAAATCCCGGAAAGCG GTCAGGTTCAGAAGCTACCAGAATGAATACTAG